Proteins encoded together in one Rhizobacter sp. J219 window:
- a CDS encoding undecaprenyl-diphosphate phosphatase — MDVVLLLKAAIMGIVEGLTEFLPISSTGHLILTGSLLNFTGDTVKVFEIAIQTGAMLSVIWEYRQKLGRTVAGITHDPVAQRFARNVVVAFIPAALLGLLLGSAIKQHLFKPVPVAIAFIVGGLVILWVERRHKRLYGERDTEGTRHARVETVDDMSAIDALKVGLLQCLALIPGTSRSGATIIGSIVLGFSRKAATEFSFYLGIPTLMGAGAYSVWKQRELLQWGDLPMFLVGTVFAFISALLCIRWLIRYVSTHDFTVFAWYRIVFGLIVLGTAYTGLVTWAA; from the coding sequence TTGGACGTCGTACTGCTGCTGAAGGCAGCCATCATGGGCATCGTCGAAGGCCTGACGGAATTCCTGCCCATCTCCAGCACCGGCCACCTCATCCTCACCGGCTCCCTGCTCAATTTCACCGGCGACACCGTCAAGGTGTTCGAGATCGCGATCCAGACCGGCGCGATGCTGTCGGTGATCTGGGAATACCGCCAGAAGCTCGGCCGCACGGTCGCCGGCATCACGCACGACCCGGTGGCGCAACGCTTCGCACGCAACGTCGTGGTGGCCTTCATCCCGGCTGCGCTGCTGGGCCTGCTGCTCGGAAGCGCCATCAAGCAGCATCTCTTCAAGCCGGTGCCGGTGGCCATCGCCTTCATCGTGGGCGGCCTCGTGATCCTGTGGGTGGAGCGGCGCCACAAGCGGCTCTACGGCGAGCGTGACACCGAAGGCACGCGGCATGCGCGGGTGGAGACGGTCGACGACATGAGCGCGATCGACGCGCTGAAGGTGGGCCTGCTGCAGTGCCTCGCGCTCATTCCCGGCACCAGCCGCTCGGGCGCCACCATCATCGGCTCCATCGTGCTCGGTTTCTCGCGCAAGGCAGCCACCGAGTTCAGCTTTTACCTGGGCATCCCCACGCTGATGGGCGCCGGCGCCTACTCGGTGTGGAAGCAGCGCGAGCTGCTGCAATGGGGCGACCTGCCGATGTTTCTCGTGGGCACGGTGTTCGCGTTCATCAGCGCGCTGCTGTGCATCCGCTGGTTGATCCGCTACGTGTCGACGCACGACTTCACGGTCTTTGCGTGGTACCGGATCGTGTTCGGCCTCATCGTGCTCGGCACGGCCTACACCGGCCTCGTCACCTGGGCGGCTTGA